ctggttgactcttgtaccgtgccccgactggggattgaacccacaaccttggccgattggatgatgctctaatcagccGAGCTTCCTAACCAGGGCAGGCTGTTACGCTTTCCTGTTGTGTACTTGTTTTGTTGGTGTACCACAAAACAGCCTTGTTGCCTTTTGCCATTAAAGCTCTGCTTCACTGTCCCCCCCTTTCAGGATCAGCGAAGAGGAAGACCTCCACCTGGGGACATCTTTTTCTGCGGAAACCAACCGGAGGGATGAGGACGCCGACATGTAGGTGTCAGTCTGTTCGGCTGTGAGCagtcgggggtgggggtgggctccaGCCAGACACAGCCCAAGGTATTGAGTCACAGTTGACATCTCTAGACTTATCCAAAGACGAAATGTGTTGGTCCCTCTTGGCCCACCTCCCAGGCTTGAGGACTTTGAAAAATCTCTGGTTTGTGAGATTTAAGATTTCTTGACTAGTAGTAACATTtccctaaaacagtggtccccaacccccaggccgcggaccggtaccggtccatgggccatttggtaccagtccacagagaaagaataaataaattacattatttctgttttatttatatttaagtctgaacaatgttttatttttaaaaaatgaccagatttcctctgttatatccgtttaagactcacttAAGAGTTAAGAGTCAGAAGAGAACCATGTCCACACCCCGCAGATAAACCCTGCGTGTCCCCACAGAACGGCGTAGGACTCTAGTGGAAGGGGAAGCTCAGGAGTTAGGCAGAGCAGCCCGGTGTCCTTTCTCTGAGTCCCAGCACCGAGGACTCCACTTGTAGCTAAATGGGGAAACAGGACTGAGGGACCaggatggggtgggaggggaccTGGGCCATTCTTTCTGCAGATGTGCAGCCTCCAAGAACGAACATTCTCCGCAAGGCACACAGACTTCCCCACACTGAGAATTCAGCAAGTGAGGACATTTGTTTAAAACCTAACTTAAGTAAGTTAGGTTTTAACTtacttgatgcttgtctcgtaagttcgacaattatagtTAAAAATACCACAATTTTTACACCAgccgcataattttatttttgtgcatttatccatcccaccctaaagaccggtctgtgaaaatattttctgacattaaactggtctgtggcccaaaaaaggttgtggaccactgccctaaaacaTCCCAGGGATAAACATTGGATGgcctactttttttatttttttatttttttttatttgtttttttgtttgttttttttttttttttatgtgccttgaccaggcaagcccagggtttcaaaccagcaacctcagcatttccaggttgaagctttatccactgtgccaccacaggtcaggcaatttttttttaaatttatttattcattttagagaagagagggagaaacagagagagagagagagagagagagagaagagacagagagagagaaggggggaggagctggaagcatcaactcccaaatgtgccttgaccaggtaagcccagggtttcgaaccggcgacctcagcacttccaggtcgacgctttatcccactgcgccaccacaggtcaggctgtttttttttttttataattttatttattcattttttagagaggagagagagagggagagagagatacagagagagagaaggggggaggagctggaagcatcaactcccatatgtgccttgaccaggcaagcccagggtttcgaaccggcgacctcagcattttccaggtcgacgctttatccactgcgccaccacaggtcaggcctggatggCCTACTTTTTATGTTGCCAGCAAGGCTGTTAACAACTACCATCTCCCAAGCTCTTTCTGTCTTTAAAGAACCTTACGTAGAATAAAACCAGTAGATCGGTAGGACATAATCTCACAAGAAAGTTGGTGCTTTAAGTTGTAAATTTTACCTTGATGAAAAACCAGAGTTATTTTTCTCACCCATCCGTGGACTGATGAAAACTTGATGGTGGGCATACTGCCCCTCTGAGGAGCAGGCCTGGGCCATTCCgccctctctcccacccactCTCTCATCTCCCACGTACCCACTCCCGCATCTCCCACCCACTCCcgcatctccccccccccccttacctttttgcctttctctctcctaagctccacgGGTCCGCTTTTGCTTCTATAACTTCTTTCTGGAGCTtgtgcagcccagctggctcatttctactacctctgtaactttctaaatcaactttctcttataatttgaaaaaaataaaagggaaaacttCCTCATAGAGTGCCACTGCTCTGTGGGCCGGTGTCGGCACCGCTGACGTGCAAGACGCCTGCTGTGACGTGCTGCCCCGGCCTGAGCCCTGTGCGTGTCCGGTTTCAGGATGAAGTACATTGAGACGGAgctgaagaagaggaaagggatCGTGGAACACGAAGAACAGAAAGTGAAGCCCAAGAATGCAGAGGACTGTCTTTACGAACTCCCAGAAAACATCCGCGTCTCCTCCGCAAAGAAGACGGAGGAGATGCTTTCCAACCAGATGCTGAGCGGCATCCCCGAGGTGGACCTGGGCATCGAGTACGTTTCAGACCCGCGGGCCCGccctccgccccgccccctgccccctgccctctgccctgccccggGCTGGAGGAGGGCTCTCTGCTTTCCAGTTAAAAGCTGAGGGGACTCTTTCGTTACGGGTCTCCCTGGAAACCCACATAAACCTCTCTGTTTGGGGCTTCTCTGAAGAGTAGGTCAGAGTAGTTCAAGACACTTAAGGGACCCTGAGCACCGAAAGCAGTGTTTGTTTTCCTTTAGCCTGTTCACAGCTCTTTGGTCAGGCCCCTGTATTCTATTCTGCTCCAGCAAGAGCAGTGTTAAAGGCTTAGCTGCCCAACAATCCTCTTGTCTTCACGATAGAACACCTGCTGTAAAGCGGGCTGTCGTGGAGAAAGTACGGTGGTCAGAATCCTCTTCGGGTGTTGTGGAAAGTTGGGAGGCCCCGGCTCTCACCTCTTCGCTGGCCTTTCTGGTTTGTGAGCCTCATATAGGCGGTTCTCTACTTCTGGGGGCTCAGCTTCCTGCTGATCAGAGCAGAATCGCCCGCCTCTCCAGTAGCCGTGAGGGCTCCACTGAGCATGTGGCTGGAAGGCAGTTGGTAAATTGTGCAGAGCTGTGCCCCCAGGAAGGTGACTTCCTTACGCAGTGGTGGGCTGCCCGCCTCACGGATCACTTCTCTCTCGGGACCAGAGGTGTGGCGATCTAACAAGTGGCACGACTGCTTTCTCCCCTcagtgctaaaataaaaaatatcatttccacGGAGGACGCCAAGGCCCGTTTGCTGGCAGAGCAGCAGAACAAGAAGAAAGACAGTGAGACATCCTTTGTGCCCACCAACATGGCGGTGAATTACGTGCAGCACAACCGATGTAAGTGTCTGTGGGGAAAcagcccctctcctgcctctgccccatTGGTTTGAAATCCCCCAGTTCCCATGTTTTGTCTGACATGTCCCCTGGTCTCTTTTGGCCAGTTTATCATGAGGAGCTCAATGCCCCCATACGGAGAAATAAAGAAGAGCCCAAAGCCCGTCCCTTGAGAGTGGGTGACACAGAGAAGCCAGAGCCTGACCGTGAGTACAGCAGAGGCCTCAAGGCTGCCTGGAGTGGTCACATCCCTTAGTGGCCCCTGGAGGCAGGCGACACTCGGCAGGGGGGAGCTCGGACTTGGGGGCCAGAGCATCCGGGTTTCAGTCTGTGTTCTTGACCATGGCCTTGTGCCTTCCTCTTTgcaagcctgtttcctcatctacaaaatgggagcAGTAATAAAACCTaccatttgggccctggccgggtggctcagtgaatagagtgttgtccCTGGGACACCTAGGTCGCAGGTTTGAgccccggacagggcacatataagatacaaccaatgagtgcacaactaaatggaacaacctaagtggaacgagttgatgcttctcattcttccctcccctcccctcccttctttttctctcccttcctctctttcaaatcaatagtaaaataaaaattaaaaaaaaaaacacaaaaaacaacctACCACTTGGGGTTGCTTTGAGGATTCACTGGGCTATCAAATATAgactaaaaaaattagaaactttcggcctgacctgtggtggcgcagtgggataaagcgtcaacctggaacactgaggtggccggttcaaaaccctgggcttgcctggtcaaggcacatatgggagttgatgcttcctgctcctcccctttcaatctctctctctctctctctctctctctcccctctctcttaaaaaaaaaaaaaaaaaaaaaattagaaactttcaaaccaaaataaatgaaaaattattcataattttaCCACCAAAAAATgatcactgttaacatttttacATACAACCTTTCAAACTTCTTTTTAATACATACAGGAGACACTGTATGTACACTTACTAGCATGTATCGGGTTTTACTCAGTCGTCCACCCTGCATGTCTCTCCATGTCAGTAAATAAGTATTTCCTTTCTCAAAGGCCGTGTGGTCACGTTGCATTGGAAAGACATGTACTGTAGTCTAACCATTTCCCTCTGGTTGGGCACCTAGGTTGCTCCCCACTTTCCTGTTTAAACAGTGCTTTGATGCTTTCTGGGCTATGCCATGTCCTCAGGCCACATTCTGAAAAGCTGCCCGTTCTGCCAGCAGCATCCCGCGTTCACCTGTACCAGGTGGTGTCATCTTTCTTATCAACACTGGGATGATTCCAAGGAAATGCGAAATTGGCTGAGCCTTCTGAAAATCCAGCCTGTTACTCTGATTCTTCTTTCTTACttaggaaattattttcttaacatcTTGGTTTTGTAATCTTTGATTCCCAAAGAGCTTCGTGTTAAACACGTGGTAAGCAAGGACTTTGGAGTTTTATGCTCAGCCTCTCTTCACTGAGTGGCCTTGAGCCAGTCACCTAACGTCTCTGAGCAAAGATGGTAACGTGCCCCTGCCAGGATTGCCGTGAGGGGTAAAGGAGGTCATATCTGAAAGGATTTAGCGCCACGCCTGGTACATACACAAACCCAATGAGGCATAGCGACCACTGTCCACCTGGTCTGATGCTGATGTCGGCATGTTACGTTCGGCCCCTGACTCCACcacatgtctgtttttattcacTCGATAAGTATTTCCTGAGGCCCTACTATGTACCTGTTCACTGGGGTAGGCACTGGGGCTCCT
The DNA window shown above is from Saccopteryx bilineata isolate mSacBil1 chromosome 2, mSacBil1_pri_phased_curated, whole genome shotgun sequence and carries:
- the C2H9orf78 gene encoding splicing factor C9orf78 homolog, which encodes MPVTGKTFRRRRADSESEEDEQDSEEVRLKLEETREVQNLRKRPNGVSAVALLVGEKVQEETTLVDDPFQMKTGGMVDMKKLKERGKDKISEEEDLHLGTSFSAETNRRDEDADMMKYIETELKKRKGIVEHEEQKVKPKNAEDCLYELPENIRVSSAKKTEEMLSNQMLSGIPEVDLGIDAKIKNIISTEDAKARLLAEQQNKKKDSETSFVPTNMAVNYVQHNRFYHEELNAPIRRNKEEPKARPLRVGDTEKPEPDRSPPNRKRPANEKATDDYHYEKFKKMNRRY